The Brassica napus cultivar Da-Ae chromosome C1, Da-Ae, whole genome shotgun sequence DNA segment GTAGGCTGGAAAGCTTCGTAATCCTCGACATGGAGAGTAACGGGGAAATAACTACACGCGTGTTTACATATGTACCTTGCAAAACAAACAAGGATGAATTCAAGAACATGACATGGACGATGGAACAGAGAGATAAGGAGAGACAATACCTAGCGAGCATTCGACCGTATTTGCTACGATCATCGATGGGGATGAAGATTAAGAGAAAGAGCAGACCCAATACcctgcccaaaaaaaaaaaaaaaaaaaaaaacagaggatttttaataagtttttaacTTTGTGTCCTGTAAGAACAAACAGAGAACAGAGAGGGTGTGTGGATATACAGGAGGGAGAGAGAAGGGGGAAGGAAAATGAGGGAAGAGATAACGATAGCGACGTTCAAGTGGACGGAGCCAAGCCAGATGACTATGGCCGTCACGGAGTGGAATAggtttgaggaggaggaggaatgCTCATCACCACCGAACTCTCTGAATCCACCCATGTCAcctcttgttctttcttttctttggtTTGTCCGCTTCTCACAGACCAACGAACAGATGTATAGAGATCCTCCTAGAGagatctctcttctctctctctctcttgggaGTTGGGAGAGAGCCCAACCATCCAACCAACCAAATCTTTAACTAAACCCATCTTTAAAGAGCCCATTCAATTTTCATTACTAATcgctttgttaaaaaaaatatctcacTAAAGCACATCACATTACTGTTGGGCCAATGTCTTTCAATCTGTAATCATGGTTCACAAATTTGTAGTTGACATTCATTTCATATGCATGCTAGTCTCATTCCAGTTTTCTAACATCACGCAATGTCTTTCCACAACCAAGTTGAAATCTGTACTGCAACACATTACGGTCAGCTCCGGACGTTTCAGAAACTCTTTGATTGTTTCAGAAACTCTTTCAGAGGGATCATCAATAAAAGATAGGATGAAACTGACTCTTTCTGTGGTCTAAACCAAAGATGCATGCCTCCATTAACTTGGGAATGCTGAGATGAGCATTAAATTGCAGTCAGCTTCTACCATTAGTTTACTTGCCTAGCTACTGAGTTGACTCCTTGGAACATGACAATTGTTACAATTCAAGCAAGTAATATATAGTGAACTGTGAACAGAAACAAGCTCCTTTTAACAATGCAGAATGATCTTCATAAGTATGTGGAGTGGAGGACAACAAGAATCACTTTATAAGTTGCAAAAACcacagagtttttttttaacgataTCCATCTCTTTTATCTTGTTCCGCAGCTTCCTTATTAGCAGCTTCAACTGATTTGAACCATAAGAATACCTGCCCACATATAACCCACTCCACTTTGTTCAACTAATGAAACAACACCATAGATCCAacgagagagatagagagacaaGGAACTTACAGAAGTAGGGATTCCAGTAAAAGCAAAGAAACCAAGCACAGGAGTATAAAAGATGCTGTCAGAGTCCAACACCCCGAACACTGGATTCTTACTCGAGTACTCAAAAACAGAACCGATCTAGAGTCACCACCAAAAGAGGCATAAAGTTAACATCTTTGATATGAATTGGTGTTAAAATATAGCACAGAGACgattcgagagagagagaggaaacatACAGCAGCAATGGCAGTGATCGCAGAGGCTAGCAGATAAACATAGAAGGGAACCTCAAAGCTCTCTTGTGATGTAGAAGAAGGACCTTCGTTTCTGGCCCAAGGAGGTGGCTCATCCGAGTCAGGATTCGCCCATGACGGTTGAGGTTCTTTAGATTTTCTAGATCCTTCAGTCGCAGCCGTCACCACCAATCTCCTCACTGTATTACGCGAGTGACCCATTAGGTTCCTCTTCACGTCAAGGGCATAGCCTTGGGTGGGTGAACGTTTGCAAGACTCATCACCATGGCTTAGACATAAAGTGGTCGGAAGAGACGCGGCCATTTACAGTTTACAAAGAAGACCAAAGCACTAGACTTTTTGTCTAAAACAGATTCTCCAGCGGTGAAACGAGTTTCAGCCACACGTTTGCCGTTCttgaaaatctattttatcTATATCTAGCATCCAAGTATGGATGAGAGCCACGTGGTGCCCAACAAGAGGATCCTTTCGATTAACATGAAAAGACACAGGAAGTGAGATCCACAGAACAACTCTAACCAGAAACATAAGCTACACATGACAAGACAAGTCGGCTAGCGTAAGCATCAGTTATCGACTAAACCTTCCATTACAAAAAAGTTTGTCCACAAGCTGTAACTATATAAAGTTGGTTTGTACATAAACTAAAACATGAATGATGATTAATTGCTAGCTCTGCTTAAGCATGACTGATCAACTAAACCTTCCATTACAACGGGAGCTGTAACAATATAGAGTTTGGATTGTACATAAACTACACATGAATGAGGCATCAGACAAGATAAGCATAAACCCATCAAGGATCAACTAAACCTTCCATTACAACGAGTTTGTCCAAAAGCTCAACTTTCTCATCTTCAAGTGCTTTAACCTCGCCTTCGACTTCCTTTAACTCTCTCTCCAACGCGAAGCTTTCTTCCTCCAGCAGCAAATAGTTCCGCCTCAGTGCTCTATACTCGGATGAATCTGAACTAAACATCTCAGGTTGATGGGACGGTTTGATCCTCGTTGAAGCCTTTTTCGAGATTCGTGATGGCAAGGGATGCTGCTTTGGGTTATGAATCTTCTTTCTCTTCGATTCAGTAAACGGTGGGATCCTCGAGTTTTGCATCTCTGACAAGATCAAGAATTAACAAAGCTTTTGAGGCTTTCGATACAAGATCCAAACCATATACTGATTCAACGATATTGATCATGTCATGTATTATGTGTAAAACTAAGATCTCAGCGGAGATTGTTGGAGTGAGATTTACCTGCTATCGGCGTTTAGGGCTTCACAGGAGAGCGAGAATTGGGAAAGCAGATTGTGAAGTTGCGGGAAGAAGATCGAGTCGGTTTGGGTTTTATGATTTGATCTACAACCGTCGACGTCAAACCGTAAATACCGGTTATAATTCAACTCCCACAAATAACCGAATAGAAAGATTGGTTTAGTGTCCGGTTTGATTTTAAGAACATTGACAATTCTCGGTCAGGGGAACTGAGTAGCTGTCAGTGCAGAGGGTGACAGTGTAATTAGCCACCAGTTTGTTACTTGCACCAGTTTGTTACTTGAATGAGTCCGGTTTGAGTACAGTATATCAAAATAAAACGTGTTGTGTaaccaaaacaaaatgaaaaatatacagATTTATAATAATGATTGGAATTTGTTAAAAACAAATtgttgttttcaaattcgatagtATATTAGTGTGTGAACTGTAAacgatcaattttttttttctttttttttttgaaaatgacatttttactctctcaccctcatcatcttcaagtaattacaagattgtcattgtcatcaataccacaaccaccatgaacaaccaatttgaatctcttaatgctcccaaaatcgatttacccttcttctttttccattcttgtgaactaaacacaacatatctctcactttctctccacaatgagctaaacaaacccaagattttgattctaaattttttatggttcatagagtcatagaagctaacgattctgagtgggttactttcgtttgtgattctgtgtgcttggagaagccttatgtatgctaaggaacttatctcaccaatttaaggtatgacatcgagtttttttccagatctgttcgtcagacgacttacttgggaagtcgtctggctgtagacaacttacctggaagtcgtctggtcaacgcagaggttatttttgcaattgactttgaaatctgtaacctgagacgactgaaagttaagtcgtctgtttttgtttggtttcaaaaaaatttccaaagaacctagacgacttacatttcagtcgtcataggttagttttgcatttgactagataatttcaaaagtttgacttccccagacgacttacatttcagtcgtct contains these protein-coding regions:
- the LOC106349049 gene encoding uncharacterized protein LOC106349049; its protein translation is MAASLPTTLCLSHGDESCKRSPTQGYALDVKRNLMGHSRNTVRRLVVTAATEGSRKSKEPQPSWANPDSDEPPPWARNEGPSSTSQESFEVPFYVYLLASAITAIAAIGSVFEYSSKNPVFGVLDSDSIFYTPVLGFFAFTGIPTSVFLWFKSVEAANKEAAEQDKRDGYR
- the BNAC01G23370D gene encoding uncharacterized protein BNAC01G23370D, translating into MQNSRIPPFTESKRKKIHNPKQHPLPSRISKKASTRIKPSHQPEMFSSDSSEYRALRRNYLLLEEESFALERELKEVEGEVKALEDEKVELLDKLVVMEGLVDP